Proteins encoded together in one Chryseobacterium sp. G0201 window:
- the xylE gene encoding D-xylose transporter XylE, with translation MQIIDSGPKYSSGTKAQINMMYVTVLTLVATLGGLLFGYDTAVISGAEKSIQEYLIIPLGLSSLAHGATISSALIGCIIGGAVSGYFSSKLGRKKSLMLAAFLFFISALGAAYPEFLFFKHGEHSMGVLLAFNFYRIIGGIGVGLASAVCPMYIGEIAPAEVRGRLVSLNQFAIIFGMLVVYFVNWGIADGKSIEWINEIGWRYMFLSLTIPAVLFGVLLFFVPETPRYLTLIKQDDEALKILTKINGEARAKEIFSEIKGTVAEHKSEIFAFGKTVIIIGILLSVFQQFVGINVALYYAPRIFESMGVHKDASMLQTVVMGLVNVVFTVVAIFTVDKWGRKPLLIVGSIGMAIGMFAIAIFSYYHIIGIATLVFIIVYTASFMMSWGPICWVLISEIFPNKIRGSAIAIAVAAQWAANYLISSTYPFMMEFSGAFTYGFYGLMSVLSLIFVWKMVPETKGRSLEDIEKIWKK, from the coding sequence ATGCAAATTATAGATTCGGGGCCGAAATATTCCTCAGGCACAAAAGCGCAAATCAATATGATGTACGTTACCGTATTGACATTGGTAGCAACTTTGGGCGGACTTTTGTTCGGATATGACACCGCAGTAATTTCCGGAGCCGAAAAATCAATTCAGGAATATTTGATCATTCCGTTGGGATTAAGTTCATTAGCGCATGGAGCAACAATTTCCAGTGCATTGATCGGTTGCATCATTGGAGGTGCGGTTTCAGGATACTTTTCATCCAAATTAGGAAGAAAAAAATCCTTGATGCTTGCTGCATTTTTGTTTTTTATCAGTGCTTTGGGAGCTGCATATCCTGAATTTTTATTTTTTAAGCACGGTGAACATTCAATGGGTGTTTTGCTGGCTTTTAATTTTTATCGAATTATCGGCGGTATCGGCGTTGGACTTGCCTCTGCGGTTTGTCCGATGTACATTGGGGAAATTGCTCCTGCCGAAGTCCGTGGAAGATTGGTTTCTTTAAATCAATTTGCTATTATTTTCGGAATGTTGGTCGTGTATTTTGTCAATTGGGGAATCGCCGACGGAAAAAGTATCGAATGGATCAACGAAATCGGTTGGCGTTATATGTTTTTATCATTAACAATTCCTGCAGTGTTGTTTGGAGTTTTGTTATTTTTCGTCCCGGAAACGCCACGTTATCTTACTTTGATTAAACAAGATGATGAAGCATTGAAAATTTTAACCAAAATAAACGGTGAAGCAAGAGCAAAAGAGATATTTTCTGAAATAAAAGGAACCGTTGCAGAACATAAAAGTGAAATTTTCGCGTTCGGTAAAACAGTGATTATCATTGGAATTTTATTATCCGTTTTTCAGCAATTTGTAGGAATTAATGTTGCGTTGTATTACGCTCCAAGGATTTTTGAAAGCATGGGTGTTCATAAAGATGCATCAATGCTGCAAACTGTTGTGATGGGATTGGTAAACGTAGTTTTCACTGTCGTCGCAATTTTTACGGTTGATAAATGGGGCAGAAAACCTTTATTGATCGTTGGTTCCATTGGAATGGCGATCGGAATGTTTGCAATCGCTATTTTCTCGTATTATCATATTATCGGGATTGCAACGTTGGTTTTCATCATCGTTTATACCGCTTCTTTTATGATGTCTTGGGGACCGATTTGTTGGGTTTTAATCTCAGAAATCTTCCCAAATAAGATTAGAGGAAGTGCTATTGCTATTGCGGTTGCCGCACAATGGGCAGCCAATTATCTGATTTCTTCAACCTATCCTTTTATGATGGAATTCAGTGGAGCTTTCACTTATGGATTTTATGGGCTAATGAGCGTTTTATCATTAATCTTTGTCTGGAAAATGGTTCCGGAAACAAAAGGAAGATCATTGGAAGACATTGAAAAAATCTGGAAAAAGTAA
- the xylA gene encoding xylose isomerase: MAIITGNKEYFKGIGKIEFEGRESDNPLAFKFYDENKVVRGKTMKEYFKFATAYWHTFCATGGDPFGVGTQHFDWLTATDSKQRATEKMDAAFEFFTKLGVPYYCFHDYDLIDEADNFKESTKRLEFITDYAKEKQAASGVKLLWGTSNCFSNPRFMNGAATNPSFDVLAYAGGQVKNALDATIKLGGENYVFWGGREGYMSLLNTNMKRELEHMAKFLHMAKDYARAQGFKGTFFIEPKPMEPTKHQYDFDAATCLNFLRQYDLLDDFKLNLEVNHATLAQHTFEHELQVAADNNVLGSIDANRGDYQNGWDTDQFPVDLYEMTQAMLVIIQAGGFQGGGVNFDAKIRRNSTDLEDIFIAHVSGMDNFARAFLAADAILEKSKYSEIRTNRYSSFDGGKGKDFEEEKLSLTDLASHAEGLGEVGQESGKQEYLESLINQYL; encoded by the coding sequence ATGGCAATTATCACAGGTAACAAAGAGTATTTTAAAGGAATCGGAAAAATTGAATTTGAAGGTAGAGAATCTGATAATCCTTTGGCATTCAAATTTTATGATGAAAATAAAGTCGTTCGTGGAAAAACGATGAAAGAATATTTCAAGTTTGCAACGGCTTACTGGCATACATTCTGCGCAACAGGAGGAGATCCGTTCGGAGTGGGAACTCAGCATTTCGATTGGTTAACAGCTACAGATTCCAAACAAAGAGCAACAGAAAAAATGGATGCTGCATTTGAGTTTTTCACAAAATTGGGTGTTCCTTACTACTGTTTCCATGATTATGATTTAATTGATGAAGCAGATAATTTCAAAGAATCAACAAAGAGATTAGAATTTATTACAGATTACGCCAAAGAAAAGCAAGCTGCTTCTGGGGTAAAATTATTGTGGGGAACTTCAAACTGTTTCTCAAATCCAAGATTCATGAACGGTGCGGCAACCAACCCATCTTTTGACGTGTTGGCTTACGCAGGCGGACAAGTGAAAAATGCACTGGATGCAACCATCAAACTAGGCGGAGAAAATTACGTTTTCTGGGGTGGTCGTGAAGGCTATATGTCTTTATTAAACACCAATATGAAGCGTGAGCTTGAACATATGGCAAAGTTTTTACATATGGCAAAAGATTATGCACGTGCTCAAGGTTTCAAGGGAACATTTTTCATTGAACCAAAACCAATGGAACCAACAAAACATCAATATGATTTTGATGCGGCAACTTGCTTAAACTTCCTTCGTCAATATGATTTATTGGATGATTTTAAGCTTAACCTTGAGGTTAATCACGCGACTCTTGCTCAACATACTTTTGAACATGAATTGCAGGTTGCTGCCGATAATAACGTGTTAGGAAGCATTGATGCCAATCGTGGAGACTATCAAAATGGTTGGGATACAGATCAATTTCCTGTTGATCTTTATGAAATGACTCAGGCGATGTTGGTGATCATCCAAGCCGGAGGTTTCCAAGGTGGCGGGGTGAATTTTGATGCAAAAATCAGGAGAAATTCAACAGATTTGGAAGATATTTTCATCGCTCATGTAAGCGGAATGGACAATTTTGCAAGAGCTTTCCTAGCCGCTGATGCTATTTTAGAAAAATCAAAATATTCTGAAATCAGAACGAACAGATATTCTTCTTTCGACGGCGGAAAAGGAAAAGATTTCGAAGAAGAGAAATTATCATTAACCGATCTGGCTTCTCATGCAGAAGGCCTTGGAGAAGTCGGCCAAGAAAGCGGTAAACAGGAGTATCTGGAAAGCTTGATTAATCAATATTTATAG
- a CDS encoding AAA family ATPase: protein MNQNEITYSQEVTKALNIAQEIGKENLNKYFSGAHLLKAMLNRDLSLLKNLENLGIDVFYLEEWAEVRIEESPKSSTNIYSCEPDEIIDEIFAEADSIREILNEEEISLFAVITAISSPGVAFSFDHMKTFPTTRDELLKDINSFYLKTENEPKISKKTSNTFIKKYYINKNDQVKSKNKKELLVGRNTEINKITEILCRFSKQNVLIIGDHGVGKTALIEGFVQKNIAKQTPDLLSGLQIFELDMGALVAGASYKGEIEDRIKSIAQELKAFPKSVLIIEEFHSLFGNQGSDSGIVNLLKSEISNGLTIIATSTIEEYTKKIEKEQGLAGMFELLKLEETEDETHLRMLKQTLEDYQIHHKIKVDDETMKEAIRLSKRYMKEKSLPASAIDLIDHTMSVLKTAGESFLKEKNHLLTKIIHLEDNTSNYNDSERKIHSEWQLKDLIEKTKYLISTSDTYKEEEDQIPEFENSDEILKYSRELIESVEKIAQQKRTHITELDLALIISQKTNIPIGKLKEEEKQRLNDMENVLAKRVVGQDHAISIVSEAVLETRSGLSKAGQPIGSFFFLGPTGTGKTELAKSLAEFLFQDENAIIRFDMSEFKEEHSAALLYGAPPGYVGYEEGGLLVNKIRQKPYSIVLFDEIEKAHASVFDVFLQIMDEGKLHDRLGKEGDFSNAIILFTSNIGSEFIVESFGKGEIPPSSKLMEMMSRFFRPEFLGRLTETIPFAPISRENALKIFEIHLKKELLDLVKNLNIELNITQEAKEFLSMEGYDIKYGARPLKGIIRGRLRRPLAKKIVADEYKEGDKVEVSLENNDLIWKKIS from the coding sequence ATGAATCAAAATGAAATAACCTACAGCCAAGAGGTTACAAAAGCTCTGAATATCGCACAAGAAATAGGAAAAGAAAACCTTAATAAATATTTCAGCGGCGCGCATTTGCTTAAAGCTATGCTCAATAGAGATCTTAGTCTTTTGAAAAATTTAGAAAATCTAGGAATTGATGTTTTTTACCTTGAAGAATGGGCAGAAGTGAGGATTGAAGAAAGTCCTAAATCTTCAACAAATATCTATTCTTGTGAGCCTGATGAAATTATTGATGAGATTTTTGCAGAAGCCGATTCAATAAGAGAAATTCTGAACGAAGAGGAAATATCTTTATTTGCTGTGATAACTGCGATCAGTTCTCCGGGAGTAGCCTTCAGTTTTGATCATATGAAAACTTTTCCTACTACAAGAGATGAATTATTGAAAGACATTAACTCATTTTATTTAAAAACAGAAAATGAACCCAAAATATCTAAAAAAACAAGTAATACTTTTATTAAAAAATATTACATCAATAAAAATGATCAGGTAAAAAGCAAAAACAAAAAAGAACTTTTAGTAGGCCGAAACACGGAAATTAATAAGATTACAGAAATTCTTTGTCGTTTCAGTAAGCAAAATGTATTGATAATTGGTGATCACGGTGTTGGAAAAACCGCATTAATAGAAGGTTTTGTTCAAAAAAACATTGCAAAACAAACTCCGGATCTTCTTTCCGGGCTTCAAATTTTTGAGTTGGATATGGGCGCGTTGGTTGCCGGAGCTTCTTACAAAGGAGAAATTGAGGATAGAATTAAAAGCATTGCTCAGGAGTTGAAAGCGTTTCCAAAATCTGTTTTAATTATTGAAGAATTTCACTCACTTTTTGGAAATCAAGGCTCAGATTCCGGAATCGTAAATCTTTTGAAAAGTGAAATATCTAATGGTTTAACAATCATTGCAACCTCAACCATTGAAGAATACACGAAGAAAATAGAAAAAGAACAAGGCCTTGCAGGGATGTTTGAGCTTCTAAAACTGGAAGAAACAGAAGATGAAACCCATCTGAGAATGCTGAAACAGACATTAGAAGATTATCAGATTCACCACAAAATCAAGGTGGATGACGAAACTATGAAGGAAGCCATTCGCCTTTCCAAACGATATATGAAAGAAAAAAGTCTTCCCGCTTCTGCCATTGACTTAATCGATCATACCATGTCGGTTTTAAAAACTGCAGGAGAATCCTTTTTAAAAGAAAAAAATCATTTATTAACCAAGATCATTCATCTTGAAGATAATACCAGTAACTATAATGATTCTGAACGAAAAATACACTCCGAGTGGCAGTTAAAAGATTTGATTGAAAAAACGAAATATCTCATCAGCACTTCAGATACCTATAAAGAAGAAGAAGATCAAATTCCGGAATTTGAAAACTCAGATGAGATTTTAAAATATTCAAGAGAATTAATTGAAAGTGTTGAAAAAATAGCCCAGCAAAAAAGAACGCATATTACAGAACTGGATTTAGCGTTAATAATTTCTCAAAAAACCAACATCCCGATCGGAAAACTAAAAGAAGAAGAAAAACAAAGGCTAAATGATATGGAAAATGTGTTGGCTAAACGTGTTGTCGGGCAAGACCATGCCATTTCCATCGTTTCGGAAGCCGTGTTGGAAACCCGTTCAGGGCTAAGTAAAGCCGGACAGCCTATCGGATCTTTCTTCTTTTTAGGACCAACAGGAACCGGAAAAACAGAACTTGCAAAATCGTTGGCAGAATTCTTATTTCAGGACGAAAATGCCATCATCCGTTTTGATATGTCTGAATTTAAAGAAGAACATTCTGCAGCGTTGCTTTATGGAGCTCCTCCTGGATATGTTGGATATGAAGAAGGCGGACTTTTAGTGAATAAAATCAGGCAAAAGCCCTACTCCATTGTTCTTTTTGATGAAATTGAAAAAGCACACGCATCAGTTTTTGATGTTTTCTTACAAATTATGGATGAAGGAAAACTTCACGACAGATTGGGTAAAGAAGGAGATTTTTCGAATGCCATTATTCTTTTTACATCAAACATTGGTTCAGAATTTATTGTAGAATCATTTGGAAAAGGAGAAATTCCGCCCTCTTCAAAATTAATGGAAATGATGAGCCGTTTTTTCCGTCCGGAATTTTTGGGAAGATTAACGGAAACGATTCCTTTTGCTCCCATCAGCAGAGAAAATGCCTTGAAAATTTTCGAAATTCATCTTAAAAAAGAATTATTAGATCTTGTAAAAAATCTAAATATTGAATTAAATATTACTCAGGAAGCCAAAGAGTTTTTATCAATGGAAGGTTATGATATTAAATACGGAGCAAGACCATTAAAAGGTATTATCAGAGGGCGATTAAGAAGACCTTTAGCCAAAAAAATTGTTGCAGACGAATATAAAGAAGGCGATAAAGTAGAAGTTTCTCTGGAAAATAACGATCTGATTTGGAAGAAAATTAGTTAG